One Mucilaginibacter ginkgonis genomic region harbors:
- a CDS encoding ATP-binding protein: MTDINPNLSSDAILAVLATANTPTAIYTNRNLNIQFANDGMLRIWGKGQDVIGKSFLEAIPQTKEQPISELLQKVWDTGKPLLIPGRQVNFVLDNNLSTAYFDFEFQPLLNADGKTHAILHTAADVTDIQAYKRLSDEKSDRYNTLNKMLTEGNAALQADNAELFVSNTALTADKDALTADKNALAAHNARLNADNDSLTIDNAALTADNTAYKNANAELDAANKNLNLANIDGEKRNKKLNTANADLTTLNDLLNVANERLNQLAAERQNLNEELTVTNEELALLNDQYLAANDELTRVGIEKETLNENLAISNFDLNALNEEYLATNEQLTNLNEEHQRLNEELKITNEELIALNEELSVTSEELHTLSNEHIALNEELVATNEELATRNDEYLALNDKLTVSLETAQLSKTAANLGTFDLDVVNDKLEWDDRCKELFGISPNIEVTYSADFVTGLHPDDRNRILQAVADAYNFELSGGKYDVEYRTVGAEDKKLRWVRAIGQVSFDADNKPLRFIGTVIEITEQKEDDQRKNDFIGMVSHELKTPLTSLAAYLQLLLGKAKKSDDSFSANALERSFAQVKKMTKMINGFLNVSRLESGKIFIDRTPFDIADLLKEVAEETKTIVTSHNVVFELCESIGINADKDKIGQVISNFISNAAKYSSPGTAITVNCVAENGKVKLSVTDQGMGIELQDQHKLFDRFYRVEGVQTSHISGFGIGLYLCAEIIERHNGKIGVDSVIGKGSTFWFTLPAVTK, translated from the coding sequence ATGACAGATATTAATCCCAATTTAAGTTCAGATGCAATTCTGGCTGTGCTTGCGACAGCAAATACGCCCACGGCCATTTACACAAATAGAAATCTGAATATTCAGTTCGCCAATGACGGCATGCTACGCATTTGGGGTAAGGGACAAGATGTTATCGGTAAATCGTTTTTGGAAGCAATTCCTCAAACAAAAGAGCAGCCGATAAGCGAACTTTTACAAAAAGTATGGGATACCGGGAAGCCGTTGCTGATTCCCGGTAGACAAGTAAATTTTGTTTTAGACAACAACCTAAGCACTGCTTATTTCGATTTTGAATTTCAGCCGCTGTTGAATGCGGATGGCAAAACGCACGCCATACTTCATACCGCTGCAGACGTTACAGATATACAAGCGTATAAAAGATTGTCGGACGAGAAAAGCGATCGCTATAACACGCTGAATAAAATGCTGACCGAGGGTAATGCGGCGCTGCAGGCGGATAATGCGGAGCTTTTTGTAAGTAATACCGCGCTTACTGCAGATAAGGATGCTTTGACTGCAGACAAAAACGCTCTTGCTGCTCATAACGCTAGGCTTAATGCAGATAATGACTCTTTAACTATAGATAACGCGGCACTTACTGCAGATAACACGGCTTATAAAAATGCCAATGCAGAGCTAGATGCTGCTAACAAGAACTTGAACCTGGCTAACATTGATGGCGAAAAAAGAAACAAGAAACTAAATACAGCTAACGCTGACCTTACCACTCTAAACGATCTTTTAAATGTTGCCAATGAACGGCTGAATCAATTGGCTGCCGAGCGTCAAAACCTTAACGAAGAACTAACCGTAACAAATGAGGAACTGGCATTATTGAATGATCAGTACCTGGCCGCTAATGACGAATTAACAAGGGTAGGGATAGAGAAAGAAACCTTGAATGAAAATCTCGCGATATCTAATTTCGACTTAAATGCCTTAAACGAAGAGTATTTAGCTACCAATGAACAATTAACCAACCTTAACGAAGAGCATCAAAGATTAAACGAAGAGTTAAAGATCACTAACGAAGAGCTGATAGCCTTAAATGAAGAATTAAGTGTTACCAGCGAAGAGCTCCATACGTTAAGCAATGAACACATTGCACTTAATGAAGAACTTGTTGCCACTAACGAGGAGCTTGCAACCCGTAATGACGAGTACCTGGCTTTAAATGATAAGCTCACAGTTTCTCTTGAGACGGCACAATTATCTAAAACCGCTGCCAATTTAGGGACCTTTGACTTGGACGTTGTTAACGACAAATTAGAATGGGATGATCGCTGTAAAGAGTTGTTTGGTATCAGCCCGAACATCGAAGTCACCTATTCTGCAGATTTTGTAACCGGTCTTCACCCGGATGACCGAAATCGCATTTTGCAAGCCGTTGCAGATGCTTATAACTTTGAGCTAAGCGGCGGTAAATATGACGTGGAATATCGTACTGTCGGTGCCGAAGATAAGAAGCTGCGCTGGGTGCGGGCAATAGGTCAGGTATCGTTTGACGCAGATAATAAACCGCTTAGGTTTATAGGTACAGTAATTGAGATCACAGAGCAAAAGGAAGATGACCAGCGAAAGAACGACTTTATTGGAATGGTAAGCCACGAGTTAAAAACACCGCTCACCTCTTTAGCCGCATATTTACAATTGCTGCTTGGAAAAGCTAAAAAATCAGATGATTCTTTTTCGGCAAACGCGCTGGAGCGGTCTTTTGCGCAGGTGAAAAAGATGACCAAAATGATCAACGGTTTTCTCAACGTGTCGCGCCTGGAATCTGGAAAGATATTTATCGACAGAACACCATTTGATATAGCCGACCTGCTTAAAGAGGTTGCGGAAGAAACCAAAACAATCGTAACTTCCCATAATGTGGTTTTTGAACTTTGCGAGTCGATCGGCATCAATGCTGATAAAGATAAAATAGGACAGGTCATCAGCAATTTCATTAGCAACGCCGCAAAATATTCATCGCCCGGCACGGCCATAACCGTTAATTGTGTGGCCGAAAATGGCAAAGTGAAATTGAGCGTTACAGACCAGGGCATGGGGATAGAATTGCAGGACCAGCACAAATTATTTGACCGCTTCTATAGGGTAGAAGGCGTACAGACATCTCATATCTCGGGCTTTGGTATTGGCCTGTACCTATGTGCAGAAATAATTGAACGCCACAATGGAAAAATTGGTGTGGACAGTGTCATTGGTAAGGGTAGCACCTTTTGGTTTACACTGCCGGCTGTAACAAAATAG
- a CDS encoding PAS domain S-box protein, with amino-acid sequence MPAAPIPENEQERLAALHSYHILDSMEEKDFDELTELASVICGTPIALISLVDKDRQWFKSHKGLSETETAREYSFCAHAINSPNDLLIVENPKEDPRFADNPLVTGPTNINFYAGIPLVDDDGFALGSLCVIDQERKKLTDQQINALRMLGWQVIDKLRLRRQNAELQVMNEQLKDAQQKVNILNAILTESENRLKTFIDQSPAATIVFRGSNLLIEVANQPMLQLLGKSADIIGKSLLTAMPELEGQAAYDMLVEIYQTGKPVYGYDTPVTLVRNGVEENGFYDFTYTPIIEDGKVTGIIDIAVDVTEQVLARKKAEQLNADLQTANDDLAAKNEELALANHELDVSRGNREQLYSQLQENEEAQRLTVEAAHIGTWQIDPETKALTYNKILADIFGYKGATLMTYDQAIAQVTEAHRELIVKEIEKAISDGGDYDITYQQQRFDNGRIIWLRSMGKIMPDTQGLYNVFRGVVMDVTPQMEAQNNILESEERFRTMAEGSKILIAVSDETSKANYFSKAWTDMTGRPLADLIEFGWTDLLHPEDRNRYLKIYLDAFRDKIEFNGDFRIRDKNGDYRWLLANGQPRFRPDGTFAGYIASCADITEQKDAERRKDDFISIASHELKTPITALKGAVQLLSRLKDKPDSPMLPKMIDQAAKSTNKVTTLIDDLLNATRMNEGQMTLNKTNFSVAELLDGCCTHVRLEGKYQLVFEGDRDLEVFADEQRVDQVIVNFVNNAVKYASESTEIFLKAEREGDHAKISVRDTGPGIPKEKLEHLFDRYYRADHTGSQYSGLGLGLYISAEIVKRHGGEIGVDSHLGQGSTFWFTLPLSASEKI; translated from the coding sequence ATGCCTGCAGCACCTATACCTGAGAATGAACAGGAGCGTTTAGCAGCGCTGCACTCCTACCATATTCTGGACAGTATGGAGGAAAAAGATTTTGACGAGCTTACAGAACTGGCATCTGTGATCTGCGGGACGCCAATTGCCCTCATAAGCCTTGTAGATAAAGACCGCCAGTGGTTTAAATCGCACAAGGGCTTGTCAGAAACAGAAACCGCCCGCGAATATTCATTCTGCGCGCATGCTATAAACAGCCCTAACGATCTGCTTATTGTAGAAAACCCAAAGGAAGACCCGCGCTTTGCAGATAACCCGCTTGTAACCGGGCCAACCAACATTAATTTTTACGCAGGCATTCCATTGGTTGACGATGATGGCTTTGCGTTAGGGTCACTATGCGTGATAGATCAGGAACGGAAAAAGCTGACAGACCAGCAGATCAATGCTTTGCGTATGCTGGGCTGGCAGGTAATAGATAAGTTACGCCTGCGCAGGCAAAACGCCGAACTGCAAGTGATGAACGAGCAGCTTAAAGACGCTCAGCAAAAGGTTAATATCCTTAACGCGATACTTACCGAGAGTGAGAACCGTTTGAAGACTTTCATAGATCAATCGCCCGCGGCAACTATCGTTTTCAGGGGATCGAACTTACTTATTGAGGTTGCTAACCAGCCAATGCTGCAGTTGCTGGGCAAGTCGGCAGATATCATTGGCAAGTCGCTTTTAACAGCCATGCCCGAATTGGAAGGCCAAGCCGCATATGATATGCTGGTAGAAATATATCAAACCGGTAAACCTGTTTATGGTTACGACACGCCGGTAACGTTGGTCCGTAACGGGGTTGAGGAAAATGGGTTTTACGACTTTACCTACACGCCCATTATTGAGGATGGTAAGGTAACCGGCATTATCGATATCGCGGTAGATGTGACTGAGCAGGTGTTAGCCCGCAAAAAGGCAGAGCAGCTTAACGCCGACTTGCAAACCGCCAACGATGACCTCGCTGCCAAAAACGAGGAACTGGCCTTAGCCAATCACGAGCTGGACGTGAGCCGGGGCAACCGCGAGCAACTATACAGTCAATTACAAGAGAACGAAGAAGCGCAACGGCTCACCGTTGAAGCGGCGCACATCGGCACCTGGCAAATAGACCCCGAAACCAAAGCGTTAACCTATAACAAGATTTTAGCCGACATATTTGGTTATAAAGGCGCCACGCTGATGACCTATGACCAGGCTATTGCGCAGGTTACAGAAGCGCACCGCGAACTTATAGTTAAGGAAATCGAAAAAGCGATTTCAGATGGCGGCGACTATGATATAACCTATCAGCAGCAGCGTTTTGATAACGGAAGGATAATTTGGCTGCGCTCTATGGGTAAGATCATGCCAGATACGCAAGGTTTATACAATGTATTTCGTGGTGTGGTGATGGACGTTACCCCGCAAATGGAAGCGCAAAATAATATACTGGAAAGTGAAGAGCGTTTCCGCACCATGGCAGAGGGTTCTAAGATCCTTATCGCCGTGAGTGACGAGACCAGTAAAGCCAATTATTTCAGCAAAGCCTGGACAGACATGACGGGCAGGCCATTAGCAGACCTGATTGAATTTGGGTGGACAGACCTGCTTCACCCCGAAGACCGAAACCGCTACCTGAAAATCTATCTGGATGCCTTTAGGGACAAGATAGAGTTTAACGGGGATTTTAGGATACGGGATAAAAACGGCGATTATCGCTGGCTGCTGGCTAACGGTCAGCCGCGTTTCAGGCCCGATGGTACATTTGCAGGTTATATTGCATCATGCGCCGATATTACAGAGCAAAAAGACGCAGAGCGCCGTAAGGATGATTTTATCAGCATTGCAAGTCACGAATTAAAGACGCCGATCACTGCGCTTAAAGGAGCTGTACAACTGCTATCGCGTTTAAAAGACAAGCCAGACTCGCCAATGCTGCCAAAAATGATAGACCAGGCGGCGAAGAGTACAAATAAGGTTACCACATTGATAGATGACCTGCTGAATGCAACGCGTATGAATGAAGGGCAAATGACCCTTAACAAAACCAACTTCTCTGTTGCCGAATTGTTAGATGGTTGCTGCACGCATGTAAGATTAGAAGGCAAATATCAATTGGTGTTTGAAGGCGACCGCGACCTGGAAGTTTTTGCCGATGAGCAGCGTGTTGACCAGGTTATCGTAAACTTTGTAAACAACGCGGTGAAGTATGCATCTGAATCGACTGAAATATTTCTGAAGGCAGAACGGGAGGGCGATCACGCCAAAATATCCGTGCGGGATACAGGGCCGGGTATCCCCAAAGAAAAACTGGAGCACCTATTCGACCGATATTACCGCGCAGACCACACCGGCAGCCAGTATTCGGGGTTAGGTTTGGGCTTGTACATCTCTGCTGAAATTGTAAAACGCCACGGCGGCGAAATTGGTGTAGACAGCCACTTGGGGCAAGGCAGTACCTTTTGGTTTACACTGCCTTTAAGCGCTTCCGAAAAAATTTAA